The window CAGAACCATCCCCAAACACTGGAGCATATTTTCGTAGGTGAACAGTCAAAGTTTTCCAGACCATTCCCTACCCCTTATTTTATTGTTGCCCCATATAAATCAGAAGATGCATCTTTAAAACATCTGAAGATAAAAGGTCAGGAGCAAGGAGTGTGTATTTTAGAAGTATACAGCAAACAGTCTCTTCTTACCTCTCAAGGCTCTCCAGAGCATCATGCAAACAACAAGCTGCTTCTTCACGTATTGCCATGAACTGGTGCCTTGTCTCAGCACACAGATTAgatttgcttttaatgaaatgGCTGATATGGcagctggaaataaaacaagaaaagtggAATCAGCATCTTGTGGTAACCACCTCACAGCAGCATGAATGCATCTGAAGTTGGAGATCTTTTATTCACATTAAAATCCAATCCagggttgttcagcctggagaagagaaggctgtggggtgacctctAGTGCAGCCTTCctgtacctaaagggagcctacaaacaggaggggagccaactctttacaagggtagataacggcaggacaaggggaaatggttttaagttgaaggagagaagatttaggttgggtatcagggggaagttctttaccaagagagtggtgaggtgctggaacagctgcccagagaggctgtggatgccccatccctggaggtgctcaaggttggatggggccttgggcaaaCTGATGCAGTatcagatctggaggttggtggccctgcctgcagcagggggttggagcttggcattccttgaggtcccttccaacccaagccattctatgattctatgaatgttatattttttttttggtccttaATGAATATCACACTTACTCTGTAGTCCTTCTGAGCCACTGACATTAAATTGTAAGACAAGACGAGGTTTAAAATTGAGTACAGTGTGCATTTTCCAGTCTGTGAGATACCCTATGGAAACTGCAAAAACACTCTTAGTGTGGCAGTCTTGCTGGAGTTATCCAGGAACAAagtttatcatttttttcatattattcatatttttatattcatattttcatcATATTTCTCTTGACCTCAactccaaggaaaaaaaaaatgcttcagcaAAGCCCAATTATACGAATGATCAGTTGTGTCAGTCttacagctgcagaaagcatcACAAAGCTGAATAATGAGGGAGCACACCTAATGGAAGTCTACTCTGCCACCTGGGCTGAGAGATATCACTATCATTTGAATTAATTGAACACCAAATTCAGCTGCTCTGAAACAACACCagcaacacaacaacaaaatcccaACAACCCTCAGCTCTGTCCTGGTGAGCTCCTTCTCCTGGGCTTTCAGAAAGCCATTGGATTACTCACCTCTGAAGTCCAGTCGTAAGCATGTCTGCTTGTTCGTGGACATCTTTTGATGCCTTCACGTGTGTTCTCTGCATCTGCTTCTGTGGGGCTGATGAAAAACAATCTGTAAAAACATGTTAACTCTGGCCAATGGTCTCCCAGTTTCTGCTTGCCTGTCTCCATGGGATGTTTCTTCATCTCATGGCCAAATGAAACTCTCAGGTGTTACAGCTCTCAGGATTATTTTCCAATCTGATCCCTAGagggatgtggctctgggcagcctggtttggtgcttggcaatcctgcacatagcagggggttgaaaccagatgatcattgtggtccttttcaacccaggccattctgtgattctatgataaatacTAATGCTTTTCTGGCCTTGAAGTAGAAGAAGGGAAAGGCTAAAGATTGCCTTGCTATATACTGAAATGCATTGCAAACTATTCTGTCACGTCCATCAAGTGCAGGCAGTCACTAACGGATGAGTAGGAGGAGCACAGAATAACAAAGCCCTCCATTAAATAGGTATATTTTCAGTGCATCAGTTGATTATGCCAGAGAACAGTTTCAATGCTTTTACCTCCTATTGGACATTATAGATGTGAACAACAGTCTGATTATACAGCTGATATAACTAAAAACTCTTACTTAATTTTCACATGGGATTATGCCATCTTTGAACCAATGTGACTGTTCAGGGCAGAGAGACATGTATGAAGTTTCCTATACCTGAAGAGGATGCACACTTTTACACTGGCACATCTAGCAGCGTCTTTGAAGAACTCCTTAGTGATGCTGAAAGTAGGCCTACTTGATATTGGCAGCCAAGAAAAGTAACTTACAGGGGAAAAATTGTTGTTCTTTAGTTTGCATTGACACGCTCGTAACACTGGCCAAAGCTCCGCTCAGGTTGACGTTGTCTTCAGAGCAAAGCACAAGAGAATTTACACTGCTGAGAGGGGTCTGACCGTGAGATGACTGACTGCTGAGCTGAGAGCTGGCTGGAGCAGCTGCCTTGTTTGTCTGCCTCCTAAAAGGGATGCGCCGTGCTTTCCGCATGTATTTCTGTACATAtaagaaagagagaacaaaaaggGATTTTCTGCAGCAAATTTCAGCAGATTTGGTTTCAAATTTCTGTAGCATCTTTGACAATgaagaatcatttttttctgtactaaTCCCAGCAGTAAGTTTAACTGGTCCCTCTATAACCTCACCCACTTTTCTTCACTGACTTCACCAAGGCAGCAATTACATGGGAAGGGCCTGATTTTTGGGGCATCTTTCTTCCATATTCCTCTGCTGTAGCATTAATAACAACAGGTTAAGCTGATTTGTAAGCAAGTAACACCGCAGCTATGCAGAGAGTGGGGAATAAAGCAACTTTTTCATGTTTATGGATGAGTAAGTTAAAATGGTTTGATAAATGTTCAGGTCTCCTCCTCACATATAACAACTTACAAGTAAGTTTCCTGTGTTCAACGCATAGAACCGAACGCAAACTGAATTCTTCAGGCTAGATAATGAGAACAGTAAGTATTATAAACCAAGTACCCCTGGAGAAACCCAGTATATCCACCAGAAGTTTCCTATCAAAAGTGTTCGAGGAATAATTAGCATAAATGATAGAGAGGAAATTAAttcagggaggaggaaaaataaaaatgtgaatgctTTATGACACATCAAGGCTGAGATGCACTTTGTGTTCCTCTGCTCGTGCTCTTTGGGACCTGACTTTAGAGAAGTGGGAGGACTATAtggaaaaatcagaaaggcacCTACTGAGAAACAGCTCTTAGTTCTGTGACCTTCTGGCTTGCCCTCATTGTTTGCttacagcaaaaggaagagcTGCATAAAGACACAATCTTTATCTTAGGGAAGTTTCACAGCTTGCTGCTTATTCCCCACCAGCCCTCCAGGATGCCAATCTGAAATCCCTAGGGTCTTCAGCTCTTAAGAAAAAGGGGAACAAACGCAAACCAGAGTCTAATATAACTTTTAGCAGAACGTTTAATCCTTCCTACATCAGTATTATCATTAAGGCCAAGGCACAGCTTCAATTTTCTGAGCAGCTACCTATTGCTTTTCCTATTACTGAGAATCAAACTGTTATtctacagaaacacagaagaataATCTGCAACTCACAACACCCAGAATACAAAATGAGGTATCAAAGAGTTCAATTAggcaacaaaaagaataaatgcttgaaaaatTGGATTCGTTCCCAAAGAACAAATTAATACCTTTGTGTTCATAACAAAGAGTTCCCACATATATGTTGCAAACTTTTCCTCTTCGATTTCcttcactgattttttaaaGCCACCAGGGTCCCTAAGTAAAAACAACGTAATTAGTTCCCTATTTCAAGAGTTCTTCTTATTAAGCTCTTTTAAGATCATAATAAACAGAGGGCAAATGGTGACTGATTATGACATGTTTGCTTATAAGACAGACAACACAAGCAGTATGGGCCATGAGTGAGCCATAGTCACAAGACAGCACGATAATTCTGGCAAACTACCAGACATGTACTGAGCCAGATTATCCTCTCCGCTTTCTCTGTGCAAGACTTCATGGATCAGAATAGTTCATGCAAGAGTTTGGTTTTTCCTATCCTGTTGGCTGAGTGAGGACCTCTATTAGGTCCACTAAtagattaattaattaattaggtCCACCACTGCTGAGGTTGTCTCATCATTCAATCCCCATCTAATCAGCCATAAGTTTTACAAAGCAGGTTAATGTTCTAAGCTTGCTCCCTTCACtacatttaaaaatctttttgtatACGTAGATGCTATATGATCTGAATGAAAGCATAATTTTTCATGGTTACTGCAAAATGAAGTGTATTTTGGCTTTTCAGTTTAGATGACGTTGAGGAAGAGGAGTGGTGTGGAGAGACTGCAATAGAAAgtagaaggaagaggaaagtaGTCTAGCACTACTTTTGTATCTGGAAATGACTCCAGAGTCTTATATATTAACACCCTGCTGTCAGCATCTGTCTATTGGTCAGTCCTCATATGTAAAGGGGTGAAAAATTCATCCATGACACACAATGGACTGATTTTCTTCCAGGCTAATTCTACATAATGCTACTATGCCACTCTTGCCCTGTATAGGCACGGTTTGTCTTCACTGAGAatacacagagaaaacagaacagctcTGAAGAGCTTTGCCCTGCAAATCAGAGCATAAACTGTACAAAGTTTGTGAATAATTCAAATAAACGTTAAGTCAACATTGTTGTATTTATAGATAAAAATGTTGAGAACTTAAATATTTACTTCCAACAGCATAAAAGCTCAGAAGCAATGCACCTTCTGTAAGTACTTACCACTGTCATGCATCACTGATAGAACGAAAACAACAGCTAAATATCACTTAATAGCTGGCTTTGTTCTGTAATTAAAACGTGTCTGGAATTCTTGTTTATTTAGGGGATATCCCTCCAAGGAACGCTTTAGGAACAGGCATACACACATTACTACAAGTTTCTAGTTTACATAATTATTAGCAAAAggataaaggaaagaaaacaatttcactATGTTAGCTCAGTATTTTCTGCTAAGACTTCGCTTagtgaaataagagaaaaaaacaactaatgACATAAGATTTCCACACTCTCATTCCAAAGACTGTTGTGAATTGCACACATACGTTAGATTCCAGCAGGATAGTATAGAATGCATTGAACTGCTGGATTCAAGAGTCAGAGCTTCCAGAAGCCAATGTATGGCACACAGCTGGCGGAAAAGACATTCActgcaaaaagaagagagaaatgtgtTATGCTACAGATAGGAAAACATAGTCAAGCTGCCACTGTGTTGACTGAAATAGATATATCTAACAGTAAAAGAAAGTTTTGTCGATAAAAAGCAATTCTGCACCAGAATACTTCCATTGACCCAGTGAATTCTACGCATCCTTCGAggtttttttcatgttgaaGCATATTTTCGAACACGAAGCTTCTCAGAGGACTTGACTTTGTGATATGCTCAGCACTTTCACACCTACGAGGATTCCAGCATTTATGAACTCGTGATTTGGGTTCTTAACATGTTTTGGATTCTATGGTAGCTTCTGCAACTTTGCAACTGAGAAGAGGCAGTGTATGAATTCAAAATGCCAAGCCAAGATTTTTACGAACTAAGACTATCTTCAGGGGAATAAACTTTTTACTTGGGaagatggtgataggacaaggggggatggCTTTAATTTCAAGGAGGGGAAGTTTGGAttggatgtcaaggggaagCTCTTCACAGatagagtggtgaggtgctggaacagctgcccagagaagctgtgggcatccatccatggaggtgttcaagacccTCAAGAtgggatggagccctgggcagcctggtctaatgccagatctggaggttggtggtcctgcttacggcagtggggttggaaattgatgatctttggggtcccttccaacccaagccattctaagaTTAACACTGTACCTTAATCCACATGCAAGTATAGATATAAAGACACTTTTGGTGAGCAAGAGGTTAATGAACTTAGAACAAAATAGTGTGCATTGTATATGCACTGTGTTCTCCCTCTTTCTTAGGcctaattttttgttttctaagctaggaaaaacaaaatttaactTTACAGCCTTTCCTCAAAACACCATGTACGCAGATTTGATGCAAATAAGTCAGAATACACTAAATCAAGACCTGGGAGCAAACGATGCCTTCAAATATACCTTTGTGCTTCAGAAGGTCTTGGAATCAGGACACTGGTATAAACGGGAGCATAAGACCATAaggtgatcttttttttcttcttccctgatTTTTTTGGGTGGCTGCCTTCTATTGGAGAGGAACTGTCAGAAAGAATGAAGATGGAAGTTAAAAAAAGGGAGTATATAAAAGGAAGACTATTTAATGATTaaatagagagaaaatcagaagaagGTGGTAATAGGGCTGAACTAGCCAATAAATCCACACCACAAATTCTGCATGCAGTTCTTATTATTCTCAGTGCTGTGGTTACAATGGACAAAAACAAGGCAAACTCTCACCATATCTCCCCTTCAGATAATCATTTCTAAGTACCTACAAAACCTCTCTCAGTTCACCCTAACCTTCCATCTTCCAAGCTTCCTCCTTTTTTTAACAGTGCAACAAGCACTTTTTGGTCCATAATTGTTAAGTTCACGTGTGCTCACTGagatttttaagcattttctcTTCAAGTTCATAGTAACAAGCAGTAATATTCCAGCTCAGTGACAGAAATGGAGATtgtctcattttaaaaccactGACTCTGGACTACAAGAAACCCTCTGAATCAACTTACATGTTCATTTCTTCATCTAACACCTCTACCTCAGAAGAGTATGTGCATGGCTGGAAGTCAGTTCTCCATCTCGCCACCTGAGACTTTTGTGCTTTCAATGCTTTCCTCTGCTCCAGTGATTCTTGGTGAAGGATATGAAAATATTCTCCACCCTGCTTCACAATACTTATATGATGCCTGCAAAGAAATCTCGTTTTATAATGTGTACTGAAGACACCAActtaaattttaagaaattttgCATTCTTTGCATTCACATTCTTCTGTAACCAAGAGTTCAACACCAGTATTTCCTTTTGCAATATGATAACAAACGATAATTCCCCAATATGAACTGGGAGATCTTTCCATCACCTCTTCCAGCACTGTTGGATGTTGGAGTTTAATAACTGAACTCAACGCCGTGGTGTTCACTACTTGATTTAAAAACTCCCTACCTAATTCTGACTTATAGCAGCCAATTGACCACTGGGCCCCTATCCATCACATGCTGTAACAGGCCGTGTCCTGAAGCTACCAGGGAAGGTAACAGGTAGGGAATTACTTGAAAAGCAGGAAACAAGGAGGAAACCAAAATGCACACCTGTTAAATGacagcagaagtaaaaataaaaaaaNNNNNNNNNNNNNNNNNNNNNNNNNNNNNNNNNNNNNNNNNNNNNNNNNNNNNNNNNNNNNNNNNNNNNNNNNNNNNNNNNNNNNNNNNNNNNNNNNNNNcctcctcctcctcctcctcctcctcctcctcctcctcctcctcctcctcctcctcctcctcctcctcctcctcctcctcctcctcctcctcctcctcctcctcctcctcctcctcctcctcctcctcctcctcctttcctctcctctcctccttcctccctcccctcctcctcccctcccccccacaccctcccttccccttccccaaaAGCAAAACGTTGGTTTTCCTCATATCTATCTCACCCACTTGGATTATATGGGTCACCGTTGTTCCTCTTTTCCTACAACAAATGGGAACGGTTGGGTGTTGCCATCTTCCCTCCACACTTCTTGTGTGCAGTTTTCATATAGACCACACATCATTTGCTGCAACCTGCCCtactttttaaatacagtttggAGAGCCATAGGTAGGAAACAGCTTCTTAAAGGCAAGTCTTTGTTAGGATACCCTGCAAAACGTTCAAATAAATTATCTAtgcaaaagaatattttgatgACTGTTACAGTAATCTAGGACTGGAAATGAACTGAATGTTGCATTTGTCAGCTGTGATGGgttcttttaaaaatccacTACAATTTATATTACAATGCCTATGTCCATCATACATAGTTGGGTGTAATTTACAGTAACATGTACTAAAGCATAGCCAACTTAATAAAAAGTGATATAAAGCATATAGAGAACAAACAACCCTTtgccaggaaaaataaaaaaaaggaaagaaatgccaacaaagaagaaaggctTTCTTTCTCATCCTTTCCCTGCTTCAAACTTTAATTCTGTCTCTGCAAAGTGCATCTCTGGTGCATGAAGTGACCAACCTGAGCTTGGATGTTCATTTGGGCTAATGGAGTTTGTGAATGACTGGCCTGTTAGCTGAAACTGTAAAGGACCAGAGCAGAATGGGAGTAAGGGTGAGCAGACAGAACCGATCCAGCAGCTCTACCACACACTCTTGGACCTTTGTCAGATTGCTTGGATTCCTGGTGTGCCCACCTCCAGTGTGTTAAATGGGTCACTTCGAGCCTACCTGGAAAAGCTGTGCTGAAAGATTAAGCTGAAGATTGTGAGACATTCACAAAAGTATTTGGGGGGAATCCAAGAtaactgtggggaaaaaaaacatcaaaaagtTAAAAAAGCCCAAATCTTCTTTCCTGCAGATCTCAGAAttgtttaagttggaagggGACCCTTCAAGGCTATCTAGTCcttccctgcaatgaatggGGAAAGCAAGCAGATGGCATCCAAGAAAGGACATGCCATAAGTCCAAATCATCCCTTGGGGTGAGCTACAGCAAGGCTACAGCTTGTGTAGGgttttatagaatcattaaagttggaaaaaacctctaagatctGCAAGCCCAACACCACCCAAGCTCATagcagagaagaagaacagatgatctaatttctttctaaaagagCAGTCCCCATCATTACCTGTTTCCAGCAGCCTTACTGATGTACTCCAGCTGAAGCATTACCATTTCTTATATgtgaagaaaattcaaaacTTTCTTGTCTGCATCTTCCCTTTGGTGAGGAAAGGCCAAGGTGAAGGTTTCACTTTGTGCAACCGCAGCTCAACCAGGAGAACCCAAGTGTTAAATGAaggtttctttctgtttgcttgtagTATCAGCTGCCACCACAGGGTGACACGGCAGTACAGACAATGAAACTTGGCTCAGGTATGATGAAAAAGTCCAAAACAGACAGTGGAGGTAGGAGAACAGAGATTCTTGAAGCTCAAGGAGGGGTGCAATGAAGCTTCTTAGAGCAAGCATTTGGAATTGAAGTCTGATCGTTGTTATCATCTGATAGAAGCATGGCCATCCATTTCACTGGGCACTGGATCAGCTCTGACAGAGTTTGGAGACAGGTTTGCCATTGGATTTTTAaatggagggaaagaaaacacgGACGTGGAAGAACATGGCTTCATTAAATGTAAAAATCCTATGTTACCATCACTGCTTACAGAATGAGAATAGTGGGAGCACAAAAAACATAATTtaggtctcttttttttttNNNNNNNNNNNNNNNNNNNNNNNNNNNNNNNNNNNNNNNNNNNNNNNNNNNNNNNNNNNNNNNNNNNNNNNNNNNNNNNNNNNNNNNNNNNNNNNNNNNNaggaatcacagaatcacagggttggaagggacctcaaggatcatgaatctccaaccctcctgccacatgcagggccaccaacctccacatttaagaCCAgtttgcccagggccccatccaacctggccttgaacacctccagggatggacgggtcatccacagcctctctgggcagctgttccagcacctcaccactctcatagtaaagaatttccccctgacatccaacctcaatcttccctccctcaacttaaaaccatttccccttgtcctgctgttatcaaccctttcaaagcgttgattcccctcctctttgtaggctcccattaggtactgaaaggctgcaatgaggtcaccctgcagccttcttttctcctggctgaacaagcccagctccctcagcttgtcttcataggggaggtgctccagtcccccgATCATCTTggtggcctcctctggaccctctccaacagctccctgtcttttttgtactgggggctccacgCTTGGACGcaatattccagatggggcctcacaagagcagagtagaaggggacaatcacctccctgtccctgctggccacccctcttttgatggagcccaaatggggaaggggaggtTGGGGGGAAGAAGATGAAACTAAAAGACACACAGTGCAACCCGGACTTTTCCTGGCCTTTGGTTAAGTGTCTTTTAACTGCGCTCGCATCATCCCCCTGGAGGATTTCCTTGTATTCAGTGAGCCCCAGCAGCGAATGGCATCAAGGCTGCTTTCCTTTGGTCTGGGCTGAGGTTGCCAACTGACCCCAAGTGACATGCTAAACTTagtgaaaatattaaagaattgGTGGCTCAGGCCCAGAGTGTTTTGGGCAATTTTTAGCAAGTGATGCAGTCCTTACTGAGCATTACATCTGCATGATGAAATTCTCTTTGGGGGAAGCATGAGGGAGAGCAGGGAAATCAATGTGTTTAGTTCCAAAGG of the Meleagris gallopavo isolate NT-WF06-2002-E0010 breed Aviagen turkey brand Nicholas breeding stock chromosome 17, Turkey_5.1, whole genome shotgun sequence genome contains:
- the CCDC60 gene encoding coiled-coil domain-containing protein 60 isoform X1, which produces MNISSPIEGSHPKKSGKKKKKITLWSYAPVYTSVLIPRPSEAQSECLFRQLCAIHWLLEALTLESSSSMHSILSCWNLTDPGGFKKSVKEIEEEKFATYMWELFVMNTKKYMRKARRIPFRRQTNKAAAPASSQLSSQSSHGQTPLSSVNSLVLCSEDNVNLSGALASVTSVSMQTKEQQFFPYCFSSAPQKQMQRTHVKASKDVHEQADMLTTGLQSCHISHFIKSKSNLCAETRHQFMAIREEAACCLHDALESLERSQEERCCKKYLALKQLKYFKKDMERIRQLDVRVEREHDENGPKWFPALLARLPEPVKNDHYVKKILKKLEKFGMAPDLHIDQDTFLKAVTDLQLWELCSPDVAAAVEFVRESIVQMPEEDFSEWFQARVDPLHEQSSTF
- the CCDC60 gene encoding coiled-coil domain-containing protein 60 isoform X2; translated protein: MNISSPIEGSHPKKSGKKKKKITLWSYAPVYTSVLIPRPSEAQSECLFRQLCAIHWLLEALTLESSSSMHSILSCWNLTDPGGFKKSVKEIEEEKFATYMWELFVMNTKKYMRKARRIPFRRQTNKAAAPASSQLSSQSSHGQTPLSSVNSLVLCSEDNVNLSGALASVTSVSMQTKEQQFFPSPQKQMQRTHVKASKDVHEQADMLTTGLQSCHISHFIKSKSNLCAETRHQFMAIREEAACCLHDALESLERSQEERCCKKYLALKQLKYFKKDMERIRQLDVRVEREHDENGPKWFPALLARLPEPVKNDHYVKKILKKLEKFGMAPDLHIDQDTFLKAVTDLQLWELCSPDVAAAVEFVRESIVQMPEEDFSEWFQARVDPLHEQSSTF